In Deferribacter desulfuricans SSM1, the following are encoded in one genomic region:
- the carA gene encoding glutamine-hydrolyzing carbamoyl-phosphate synthase small subunit: protein MKAAYLVLEDGTVFKGASFGANGEVEGEVVFNTSMTGYQEILTDPSYYGQMVCMTYPLIGNYGVNEEDFESNRPYVTAFIVKEYSKTYSNYRATTSLSNFLKKYNIIGIEGIDTRKLVRHIRERGSMNAIISTETGDIDYLKEKAKNIPSIVGKDLVQYVSTKKPYEWTQGSWILGKGYYTPESFDLHIVAIDFGIKRNILRYFVDNGCKVTVVPANTKFEDIEKLNPDGIFLSNGPGDPEPISYGIDIAKKAVEKYPVFGICLGNQILSIALGGKTYKLKFGHHGGNQPVMDLDTKKVEITAQNHCFAVDIDSLSDIVEVTHINLNDKTVEGVRHKTKPVFAVQYHPENSPGPHDAIYLFKRFVDLIKSCK, encoded by the coding sequence ATGAAAGCGGCATACTTAGTTTTGGAAGATGGAACAGTTTTTAAAGGGGCAAGTTTTGGTGCAAATGGTGAAGTTGAGGGAGAGGTTGTTTTTAATACATCTATGACTGGATATCAAGAAATACTCACAGACCCTTCATACTATGGTCAAATGGTATGTATGACTTACCCTTTAATAGGTAATTATGGTGTAAATGAAGAAGATTTTGAGTCTAATAGACCTTATGTCACAGCTTTTATTGTAAAAGAGTATTCAAAAACTTATTCCAATTATAGAGCTACAACATCACTTAGTAATTTTCTAAAAAAATATAACATCATAGGGATTGAAGGTATTGATACAAGAAAACTTGTTAGGCATATAAGAGAAAGAGGCTCTATGAATGCTATTATTTCTACTGAAACAGGAGACATAGATTATTTAAAGGAAAAAGCTAAAAATATCCCTTCAATCGTTGGAAAAGACCTTGTTCAGTATGTAAGCACGAAAAAACCTTATGAATGGACACAAGGTAGTTGGATTTTAGGAAAAGGTTACTACACCCCTGAATCTTTTGATCTACATATTGTTGCTATAGATTTTGGAATAAAGCGAAATATATTAAGGTATTTTGTAGATAACGGATGTAAAGTTACAGTTGTACCAGCAAACACAAAATTTGAGGATATAGAAAAATTAAATCCTGATGGTATATTTTTATCAAATGGTCCTGGTGATCCAGAGCCAATAAGTTATGGAATTGATATTGCCAAAAAAGCTGTTGAAAAATACCCAGTATTTGGAATATGCTTAGGAAACCAAATTCTTTCAATAGCTTTAGGTGGTAAAACTTATAAACTCAAATTTGGACATCATGGCGGGAACCAACCAGTTATGGATTTAGATACTAAAAAAGTGGAAATCACTGCTCAAAACCACTGTTTTGCTGTAGATATAGATTCATTATCAGATATAGTTGAAGTAACACATATTAATCTGAATGACAAAACGGTTGAAGGGGTAAGACATAAAACAAAGCCAGTATTTGCTGTTCAATATCACCCAGAAAATAGCCCTGGCCCACATGATGCAATATATCTGTTTAAGAGGTTTGTAGATTTAATTAAAAGTTGTAAATAA